The sequence below is a genomic window from Flavobacterium lipolyticum.
GATTCTGTTAGAGCAGTCTCACTCCCAAACCTCAGCTTCAGTTTTGCATTAGGCGGAAATACAATTTCATGAAGATATAATCCTGAATTGACCAGACGAAGCAGCACTGCCTCGTTTTTACGATCTAACGATTGTAAACCATTGGTTTCGGAAGCAACTTTACCATTAATCAAAAAATAATTGGGTTGGTAGGGAGGCAGAACAATAGGTTTATTTCGAGAATCGTATTCGGTACCCATGATGGCATCGGTGTGCCATTTTGTATCCAGTTCGTTGCTGCACCAAAGAATTTCACGCAAAGACTCAGGCGCCAAAGGATCCTTTTCTTTTGGTTCAATAATAATGAGCCCAAACATTCCCGCCTGAAGGTTGAACGGATAATTTTCGGGACTGTAATACAAATAGGTACCCGGTTTTTCGGCCCGAAAAGAATAAAACCCATGCTCCATGTGATGAATGGCCTCTTTTTTCTTCATCACCTTATTGTTTTTATCCCATTGAACAAAATCAATTTCTTTGCAAAATAAAGAGACCGGATTTCCCTGCGAAATGCTCCAAAAATCAACCCGAACAGTATCGCCAACCTTTGCCCTTATCTCAGATCCCGGCAAAGTAACCTGCCCCGAAAGAGAGTTCGTAAAACCAAAAGTCCGGACAGAGACGTTATTTTTAAGCAGTAGTTTTCCTGTTGTTCTCCCGATCACTAAATGTTCGTTTTGAGAAAACAAAAACAGATTGCTTAGTAAAAAGCAAAAGAGCACTATGGATTTGGGGCATCCTTTCATTTCTTAACTTAAATCTTTCACTGCCAACACATTCGGCAATGCAATTCAAATTTAAAATTAATGCCGGTTTTGAGACCCCGTAGAAATACCTGATTTTGTAGTAAAAATCTGCCTTGCGTTTTGTTTTTTAAGAATACAATTCTTCTTTGATGCGAATCGGGTTTTGAAGGATCAGGGGAGGTAGAATTGTGGTGTGAGGTAGAAAACGGTGTCGATAAAGAATAGATTCCCTTGAAACGTCAAAACATTTTCATCATGTAAATCTTCGAGAATAATACCCAATTCGGGATTAAAATAATCATTATTTCTAGTGCTAACAAAACCATTTGAAGTCAAAAAAACTTTTACATTTTCTAATTCTGTATCACTATCAGAATCTACGAATCTTTGCTCTACAACTGCATACAATATAGTATCCTGTTCCGAAAATCCAATTAATTGATATGCTGTGTCAGAAAAAAAATAATTATGCAGCAGTAAATTATTCAAATAATCTTCCCATGTTTCATAATAAATACTGTCATTCAATTTGATCACTTTATGCTTATTTTGAAGATACACTTTTTGCTCAGCGCCCGAAGATATGAAAGCATTGATGTTAATTCCGGTAATCCAGAAAGAATTCCTTTCGCAGAATTCTTTTATTAACGCTGTTTCTTCACTTTTGATTTGCTTGCCAGACTTAAGCGCTCTGCCTGTGCTCGTGCCTTTTCTAAGGTAACGGGAGACTGTTTGGATAGTATCTCCATGCCTAACTTGGCCCTTTCCTGAAATGATATTTTGTAGTTCATTTTTCATGAAGTTTATCATGCAAATATAAATATTTTAAACTTACTATTTACCTGGCGAAATAAAGCCTTGTAAAAGTAAGAAAAAGAATATATTTATAACGGATAAAAAAACACCCGATAGTACATTACCAAATTAGCCTTGTATTTTACGGATCGCTGTTTTTATCAAAAAAAATAAATATCTTTGAATTATGAGCACAGAAACCAGACCCAGAAATATTGGCCGAAATATCAGCCGTATCAGAGAACTTCGCGGTATGAAACAAGGAGCACTTGCAGATGCCATTGGCACAAGCCAGCAAACTATTTCAAGTATTGAAACCAGCGAAACTGTTGATTTCGAAAAATTGGTACAAATTGCAAAAGCACTTGGCGTAACAGTAGAAGCGATTGAAAATTTTACAGAGGAATCTGTTTTTAATTTCTTTAATAATTTTTACGATAATAGTTCAAGTCAAGGAAATAGCTTTAATCAAGGTATGAATGCTACTTTTAACCCTCTTGATAAAGTGATCGAGCTGTACGAACGTCTCGTTCAGGCCGAAAAAGATAAAGTCGAATATTTAGAGAAGTTGATGAAATTGAAATAAGGGATTTTCTTTTTATATAAAATTGAGAAAAGCGCAAACTTTTGAGGGTTTGCGCTTTTTTAATTTTAAACTATTTTTGAAGAATTGAAATATTATAAAGTAAATTGGCGTTTACTAACTATATCGCTTAAATAAGTATTTCTAAATAATGGCGGAGTAAAAAAATGTGCTACAAGTAATTTAGAAATTTCCATTGGCGTAATTGCATTGACACCAATACCGCATATCGCATTAGCATATTGTGTCAAATTTTTTCTAATTTTTTCTAATGCTTGTTCGTCAATTACTTTTGTATTCTCGCTTGGATTAACATTGTAACCTTTTATTTTAGGACTTTGAAGTGTCACAAGTGTTTGTTTAGCAGTATCTCCATATTGTTTTTTAAACCATTCTCCTGATTGCAATAATTGACCAATATTGTCTCTTGTAATCTCTTCATGTATAGCCATTGATTTAGCTTCTAATATTAAGAAATGATTGTCAGTCATACCCCATAAAACATCTGGACCGTTACCAAATTCTAATTCTGGTTCCTGAGCATAAAATCCAATCATTCTTCCAACATTCGCTAAAGCATTTTCGAATTTAGTGTAATTGATATCTGGACTATATTTAAAGTTATTAAGTACTTCTTCTAAATAAATTTTGAAATCTTGAGATTTGCTAAATTCACTTAAAAACTTTTTGACGTTAGAAGATTGTTCCTCGTGTACAGCAATTTTTGTATAATTATTTCCGAGTTTAGTTTGAAACATGTGAGTAGCATTTGCAGATGCAGCTAATTGTAAATCATTTGAAGCTACCTTATTCTCTAAATATAACAATTGTGCCGAAAATTGAAAATACCATCCTTTTTGTTTACTTGAAATCGGTATACCATCAATTACTTTTTTTACAATTACATCTTTTGAACCTGAGTAATTTCTTGCTCGAAATAAATCAATTGCCTCTTTTTCATAGACTGCAATATTTATATTTTTTATTTTTTCTTCATTTAAAACATCAACATCAACTTTAGAAATTCCTTGTGAATGAAATGCTCTCCAGTCAATATTTTGAGACAAACAAAAATCAATTGTTTCTTTTATTGTCGTAATAGAATCTTCTTTACTTTCTTCATCTAACAACGTTAGCCCCATTTCAAGTTGCTTTCTTGTTACAGAGGTAAAATATTGCAAATTATTTCTATTTCCTAAAAATTGAAGTAAATCATTCCCCATTAATATTACTGTACAAAAATCACTTCCTGATCGAACACCTCTTCCTAAACCTTGCTCGATTATTTGTGCCTTTAGAGAAGCTTTTACACTATCGAGTCTCATTTCTGAATATAATTCTTTGGAAGATGTAAATGAAGGATAACCATCCATTATTAAAATTCTACACATGTCTCCATTTAAATCTACTCCATCATATCTATTAACCAACACATATAATCCTCCTTGTTTAGATTTAAGTTCAGTAATATTTTCATTTATGTCTCCATCATTTAACATTATTCCTCCATTTTTTATCCAAGGCTCAGCCTTGGAATATGATGGAACTAAAACGACAACATTAATGTTATTTTCAGAATATTCTTTTGCTAACTTATAAATATCATTATCAAATAAACTTGGATCAAATCTTTTCGGCGCTAAAATTAATCTTTGTCCAATATCTTTTCTATCTTTTGGTATTAAAGCGTTAATAATACTTTCTGAATTAATACCAAAATCCTTAATTAAATCGGTTTGATCTTCAAAAGTAGCTGAAAGAATATATCTATGTTTTGCTTCAAAAAATGATTTTACATTTTGGAATGGTACATGTATTGGAGCAATTTCAATTCCTTTTGGTCCTAAATAACAATCATAAGATAATAAATCATCTGCTATTAATCCCCATTTAAATTTGAACTCATCGTCTGATGAAAACTTATTTAAAAGTGTTGTAACCTCCTCTTCCCTTTCGAACCAAGCCCAATAAGGCACTTTTAAAATACTTGCAAATGGATCACCATCGATTAACCTTCTATATGTTCCAGGTGCTTGGTCCTTAAATTCAGCTTCAAAAATTTTAATTATTCTTTCACAAGCTTCATGCTTCCTTGGTAAATTAAGTGTAGTTGTATCTCTTGCCTTGTCTAAACAACTATGAGCATCATCAATAACGATAGACCCAATCTTAATTTGATCACGATTAAATATTGATTTAGAATTAAATAGTTTTTGGAAAGTGCAAAGTAATATACTTTTACAATTATGAAAATCAGTAGGAAAGTCATTATTTTCATCTATTTCACAAACTGGAATACCGTAAAGTTCAGCTTGCTTTTTTGCTTGATCAAGTAATTGCCTATCTGGACATAAATATAAAGCAGTGCCAACACCCTCGTTCATTTTTGAATGAAGCATTAGTAAACTAACAAGTGTTTTTCCTGAACCAGTATTCATCTTACAGAGAACATCCCTTTGATCTCTGATTAAATGCCATGAATTTAAAACCTCTTCCTGAATACCTCTCAAATAAGAATACCCTTCCTTATGAAAAAGACCTTGGAAAATATCTATTGGATGAATCGATAAATCCACATCATCAATTGTAATTAATTTTTTAGCAAAAATGTTCATACTATATAATTAGTTTTAGTTATTAAATTAAAAAGCTATTTATGTTTTATCTCCATTCTCAATCGCTTTTACTTTAAAAAAGATTGCTAACAAAGATGAATAAGATTTAACTATACGTTTTACGGTTTTCCATAATCAATTATTTTTTTTAAAACTTTGTTTGCCTTCAAATATATATAATCAAAAAGCCTTCAAACCAAGTACAAACACCTGATTTAATCAAGAGCTTTTTCTTAAGTTCCAAAATAAAAACACTGCTCCGTAATTATTTTGCGCGGCAGTGTTTTTGTAGAAAAATGTCTTTTTGTTTAGTTTTGTTCGATTCCTTTGTCGAGACTTATTTTTCTTTAGATAATCCAACCAACAAAAAAATAGTATAATTGCAACTATACTTATTTACAGAGAATCTATTATTTGGATACAATTTGAATCCCAACAGTAACTTTACCTGATCTGACTGCCTCATCACTACCAAAAGAACTTAAGGTAGCAGCTACTCTGAATTGACTTAAAAAAGTTACCCCAATCATCAATCTCCCTTGAAAGAAAGGCTGTTTTTTTGCTAATTGTAAATTATCATAAACCGACTTTGAAGCAGCTATCACACTAAAATCACTGACAAGAAACACATTGAACTTCTTTTCAGTAGAATTTAATCCAAAATAAAGGTTAGCACCCAATGAAGAATTAAAAGTATTAGTATCTATTGCATCATTAAGTCCTTTTATTCCAAAAGCAGTTCTATTATTAAAAAAGGTATAAAGTGTTATATCTTCATTCATAAAGGAATACACTGGTAGCTGATTTTGAATATAGAAATTTCCTCCTCCATTTAGTAATGTCTCCAATTGACTGCTTTGTGTTTGATTCTCTTTTTCTTCTGGATCTTTTGGCGTTTTTTGATTGGATTGTAAAAGAGTACCAAAACTAGTTCGTACAGCCCAGAAAGTATCCGCAATCACTTCTGACTGAATGACAGCTCCTAAGTCACTATAATTTAAGGCAGCAGAATTTAAAAAACTGGTTTTATTATCTTTAATGTTATACAGATTTTCAAAAAATGCACTACTATTTCTGCTTGGGAAGGAAGGAAACCAATAATATGTTCCGTTTTTATTTTTCAATTCGCGATCTAAATCTTCAATTTGTTTGTTTAAACTTTTAATTTCAGCTATTTTTTCATATCCTTTTCGAATATCATTTAAGGTTTTACTTTCCTTCTTCTTTGCTTTAATTTCTGCTTTGATTTCTTTAATTTTATTACAGTACAACTTATGATAAATAATAGTGTACTCTCTTTTTGTTGGAGGAATATCGGCTTCAATATCTTTTTGAAACTTGAATAATGCTTCAACTATTTTTTTATTTTGGTCAATGGTTACACTGTCCCTCTTCACTTCCTTCAGCAAATTGTTTTTTTCAACAGTATCTACATCAATTCCTAAACTGTTTAAACGTTCATTTTTTTGAAGCATTACACTTTCTAATTGCTTATTTCTTGCGACAATTTCAACAATTCCATTTGTAATAAAATCACTTAATTGTTTAGAAGCCTCATTATCTTTTATTGACTTAACTGCTGAAAAATTTCTTTCTGCTAAAGTGGGTATTTGCGCTTGCGCCGTGACCGTACATAAAATAATTATAATAAATAGAATTTTAGTTTTCATGATTTCTATGTTTTTAGTTAACATCTCAAAAGTATCCTGATAACAGTATATCAATCAATTACCCTTTTGGGTGATATTTAATTTTTTACAATTCTTATTTTATTTTTTGTAAGTTTATTCTATAAATACCATTTGTCTTTTTTGAGTTAATTTCTAATATCACCCAAAAGGGTAATTGCGGTCAATGAACTTATTGTACAACTTTGTAAAAGAAAATGTAACACCATGAAGATACAAGTAGCCATAGTAGAGGATGATAAGAATTACAATCAGGCCTTAAAAAATATCATCGATTTCCAGCAGGATATGGAATGTGTGGCTCAGTTTTTTAATGGTAAAAATGCTTTGCAAAAACTGGAAGCTCTGGAACCAGACGTGGTTTTAATGGATATTCAGTTGCAGGATTTATCAGGTATTGATCTTGTTTTTAAATTAACAGACGTAATGCCAGGCACCACCTTTGTTATGTGCACCAGTTTTGAAAATGACGAAAAAATATTTTCGGCATTGCGTGCAGGTGCAAGTGGTTATCTGGTAAAAGGAGATCCGCTGGACAAGATAATTCAGGCAATTCAGGAAGCTCACAAAGGCGGTGCCCCTATGAGTTTTGCCATTGCAAAGCGCGTTTTACAACATTTTCAGGAAACAAAAGTACAAGTACAAACCTTATCGTTACTAACTGTAACCGAAAAAGAAGTTCTTGACTTGCTGGCGCAGGGACTTCTGTACAAAGAAATTGCCGATAAAAAAAATGTCACCATCGACACCATTAAAAAACACATTGGCAATATCTACCGAAAACTACAGGTAAGTAACAAAATTGAAGCAATTAACAAGTTTAACACCAAAAACTAGAAATTATGGACACACTAAAATCACAAGAAAAAGTTACTAAAAAAGCATTTTTAAAAAAATTTGAAACATTAGCACCAGTAGTTCTTAAAACTATGCCGGATGAGGAGGTTTATTTAAGAAATAAAGCCTTAAGAAAACTAGAAATTCGCAATATGATTTATGATTTCTGTATCGATTCAAAAAATTTCATTTCTGAAATATCTAGTTCTTATGATAATGCCCCTGTAGAAGAAAAGAAGAAATTAGATTACTTTAAAATATACTTCATACAAGATGATAATGATCGATTTTCAATTTGTTTTTCTATATCTTCTGTAGAAACCGAAAAATTTGGAGATAAAGATTTCTTTTTCAAAATTAAGGCTAAAAAAATAGAAAAAATTGAGAAAGAAGACTTTATAAAATATAGTAACAATTATAAAAATAAATTACTTCAAACAATTAATACACAAACCAGGATTGGTGGTCTCCAAATCAAAAATACGGAAGCCGTTAGTTATAAACTTAAAGACCTCTATTTTTTTATTCTAAAACATTTTTTAAATAACTCTAAACCTGAATCTAGTTACTCAGAATTGTTTTTTGAAATGATTAAATTTGAAGAAACTAATGAAGAGCCTACAAATCAAAATAAATTGAGTATCGTTGTTCGTGCACAAAGTGTTTCAAAAGGCAAAGCTCAAGCATACGACTTTGGAAGAGTTTATCCTTAACTAAATGGAAGTATTACAAATTGTTTACATAAGTTGTTTAAGCATAACAACACTAAAAGCAATAGTTTTGGGCTGGAAATATACATTTCCGGCTCAAAACTTTTTAGGTATTTATCTAATTGGGACTTTAAGTTTAGAAGTCTTTGGAGAAATTAAAGCCTACTTAAGGCAATTTGACTTTGCCGTTTATTATAATATATATGCACTATTCTGCATTTTATTTTTTGGAATCTATTATTCAAAAATCTATATCGGAAATTTTAAGCGAATTGGGGCATTCGTTGCATTCATCCTTTTATCTTACTGTTTCATTTTTATTGATATTCTAAGCACAAAGTTTTTACCACAACTTGGAATATTGCTAGCTTTATTCTATATTTTTAATTCCATTTTGTGGTTTTATCAAAAGCTTCAGATTCCGGTTGAAGGTAAGATCACCGACGATCAGAATTTCTGGATTTCAACCGCTTTACTTTTCTGGAGTACTTACATTATTTTTAGGTTTACACCTATGTATTTATTTGAAAAAGAAGATCTGTTTTTCTTAGAAATTCTAAGAAAAATTAGCTCTGTAGTCAATTTTATCATGTATGCTTTATTTTATTATGCCCTTATAAAATATGAGCGAATCACAAAAACCTCAACTAAATGAGCGAGCTTCCCCCCGAAATAAAACTAACCTATATTATCGCCATTATTATAATGTTGTTGTTTGTGTGCTTCATTATTATGATGGTGTTTATTTACAATAAAAAGCAATTGATTCAGCAACAGGAAAACCAAATCAAAGAAAGCGAGTTTCAAAACCAGTTGCTGCAGAAAGAATTAGAACGTCAGAAAGCGATTCAAGTAGAAAGAGAGCGTATTTCGCAGGATATGCATGATGATTTAGGTGCCGGAATTTCGGCCATAAAACTTCAGGCAGAATTTTTAAAATATAAAATGCCTGAAGAAAGTTTTTCGGAAGATCTGGAAGTCATTATAGCGACTTCAGAAGATATGAATTTAGCCATGAGAGAAATTCTCTGGAGTCTGAATTCTCAAAATGATACTATTGGTAATTTTATAGAATATGTGAGTCTCTATGTCAAACGTTTTTTAGATAAAACGACTATAACATTTCAGCTAGATTCGAATATCATTGAAAAAGAAACCAATTTATCTGTAAAAGCCAGAAGAAATCTCTTTTTGGTAGTAAAAGAAGCCGTTCACAATGTATACAAACACAGTGAGGCAAGTACTCTGCAAATTCAATTTGAACAGACTGAGAATGATCTTAAAATTACAGTGAATGATAACGGAATTGGATTTTCTGATACGATTCAAAAAGGAAATGGTATCAACAATATGTCGCTTCGAATGGAAGCCATACGTGGCACTTTTAAAATTGTTCCTGCTCAAAAAGGGACACATTTATTGTTTGTGTGCCCCTTAGAAGATCAAATTTTAGAACAGTACAGCAAAGAATCTTTTTAAAACATCAAAAACAAGCTTTTCCTTATTTATACAATTCTTCTCTGATTTTGATTATGGTTTGAACGGCCTTTTCTTCATCAGGTTTTTCAGGAAGATTTGAAGTTACGTAATGACTTTCGATTGAAGCAATTAATTGATCGGCCATTTCTAATAAATCATCGTATTCTTTATTTCCTGCTTTTATATCTAATAATTCGTCCCGATTAGAAACTCTGATATTTAATTTTCCAGTGGACAAAATCTGTTCCGCAGTTTGTAAAAGCCTGATAGTATGCATCATGTTTTTACTGTCATAATTTTTCCCGTGTTGTTGGTTCGTATTGTAACGATCTTCGTTGCGCTTCTCAATCCAATTCCAGTATTCAGTATATTCTTTGCAATACTTTGAATAGCCATCCTGATTACAAGACAAGTAACCCATTAGCTTTTCATCTTTTGGAATTGATGAAAGCGAAACTTCATTGGAGGTTTCTTTCTGAATAATTCCTTTATAACCCAAAATTTTATTTTCGTCATAAAACATGGCAAACATTCCTTTTGAATTAGGAAGATTTACTAAACCTATTTGTTCCTGATTCCAGTTATTCTCTTTTAAAAATGCCAATAAAGAAACTGTTTCATATCCATTTAAAACATAACAAAAGTCCAAAAGGTTTTTCTTTTCCTTTGGCATTGGATTTACAATTTTCTTGTTTAAACCTCTCGCCTTTTTGATCTGAGTTATGGCATAACCTGCAAAAGAATCCTTGCAGAGTTTAGACAAAAAATCTCCTAATTGTAAACGCTCCATCAGCGGATGTTTGTACAAAATACAATCTTCCGGTGAAGCTAAAATTTCCAAAATATTAGGATTATTTTTAAGCAATAATTCTACAAAACGCCCTATTTCGTAATAAACCTCATCATTCGTCTCATTACTAACCTGCGGAATATAATCTAACCCAAAGAATTTTTCTTTTGGCAGATAATAGACCCCTTTAATATCGGTATCGGATGTTGGTGTATTTAACCCAAAAGATCTACTACCCGAAATAACTTCGAATAGGATTAGGTTTTGGGATTTTAAATTTTGGATGGTCATTTTACTGAAATTTTAAACTAAACTATTCTTAAATGTTTCTCTTCTAAAAAACAAATCCAACTCTTCATTTATCTTATTCCCACTTCCTAACTTACTAGCATTCTCTTGATTAAATTGTATTGTTTCCAATAAAAAATCGGTTATTAAAGTTTCTTTAGGGTGCAAATATTTTTCATCCTGACCGGCTTTTATATTTTGCAACTCTATTATTTTCTCTTGTATATTTTGTGGTGCAATTGGCAATAAATCGGCAAAAGCAACGGGTGGAAAAGTATTCTTTTCTATAATCCATTTTCCTGCTAAAGCTGTTCTTAAAGCGTAGAAATAACTCTTTAGTTTTACTTCTTCCATTTCGCATACTTCCATAAAGTTTTTCGTTGTTCCTAAATAGTGGTGTAAAACCGCTATTGGTGAAAAACATTCAACGGCTAAATCTTGCATTTGTTTTACAAAATCATCCTCCTGAAAATATACAACTGGCGAAAACAACCACTCAATCAAAGCTGTATTAGATTTTGCTAATAACTTTACAGATTTACGTAAATCCCAGCCAGAACCGTCAAGGTCATCTTCGGTCATGAATTCTATTACGTCTGGCTTTTCCCAAAGCGACAAATAGTATTCTGGTTTGTGTTTGTATATAAAACGAATATCATAATCGCTGTCCGGAGAAGCAAATCCCCACGCACGACTTCCAGATTCTACTGCAAAAAGTACCTCTACATCTTTCTGCTTTTCTATTTCTTTTAATTTTTCTAATATTTTTTCTTTCATGATTGTTTTCAATGTAAATAAACAAAAAGCCTTCAAATCAAGTACGAATACCTAACTTTTTTTACTACAAAGACGTGTGATTACATTTTTTCTCGTGATGTTTGTCATTTCGACCGAAGGAAGAAATCACATTAGAAACTCCGCACAGAATGTCTCCAATCT
It includes:
- a CDS encoding multicopper oxidase domain-containing protein gives rise to the protein MKGCPKSIVLFCFLLSNLFLFSQNEHLVIGRTTGKLLLKNNVSVRTFGFTNSLSGQVTLPGSEIRAKVGDTVRVDFWSISQGNPVSLFCKEIDFVQWDKNNKVMKKKEAIHHMEHGFYSFRAEKPGTYLYYSPENYPFNLQAGMFGLIIIEPKEKDPLAPESLREILWCSNELDTKWHTDAIMGTEYDSRNKPIVLPPYQPNYFLINGKVASETNGLQSLDRKNEAVLLRLVNSGLYLHEIVFPPNAKLKLRFGSETALTESANGCTVALHAGESMEILVSLENVGDTERLIYHFTDPISKKKVYETAIAVFN
- a CDS encoding helix-turn-helix domain-containing protein, producing the protein MSTETRPRNIGRNISRIRELRGMKQGALADAIGTSQQTISSIETSETVDFEKLVQIAKALGVTVEAIENFTEESVFNFFNNFYDNSSSQGNSFNQGMNATFNPLDKVIELYERLVQAEKDKVEYLEKLMKLK
- a CDS encoding DEAD/DEAH box helicase encodes the protein MNIFAKKLITIDDVDLSIHPIDIFQGLFHKEGYSYLRGIQEEVLNSWHLIRDQRDVLCKMNTGSGKTLVSLLMLHSKMNEGVGTALYLCPDRQLLDQAKKQAELYGIPVCEIDENNDFPTDFHNCKSILLCTFQKLFNSKSIFNRDQIKIGSIVIDDAHSCLDKARDTTTLNLPRKHEACERIIKIFEAEFKDQAPGTYRRLIDGDPFASILKVPYWAWFEREEEVTTLLNKFSSDDEFKFKWGLIADDLLSYDCYLGPKGIEIAPIHVPFQNVKSFFEAKHRYILSATFEDQTDLIKDFGINSESIINALIPKDRKDIGQRLILAPKRFDPSLFDNDIYKLAKEYSENNINVVVLVPSYSKAEPWIKNGGIMLNDGDINENITELKSKQGGLYVLVNRYDGVDLNGDMCRILIMDGYPSFTSSKELYSEMRLDSVKASLKAQIIEQGLGRGVRSGSDFCTVILMGNDLLQFLGNRNNLQYFTSVTRKQLEMGLTLLDEESKEDSITTIKETIDFCLSQNIDWRAFHSQGISKVDVDVLNEEKIKNINIAVYEKEAIDLFRARNYSGSKDVIVKKVIDGIPISSKQKGWYFQFSAQLLYLENKVASNDLQLAASANATHMFQTKLGNNYTKIAVHEEQSSNVKKFLSEFSKSQDFKIYLEEVLNNFKYSPDINYTKFENALANVGRMIGFYAQEPELEFGNGPDVLWGMTDNHFLILEAKSMAIHEEITRDNIGQLLQSGEWFKKQYGDTAKQTLVTLQSPKIKGYNVNPSENTKVIDEQALEKIRKNLTQYANAICGIGVNAITPMEISKLLVAHFFTPPLFRNTYLSDIVSKRQFTL
- a CDS encoding response regulator transcription factor gives rise to the protein MKIQVAIVEDDKNYNQALKNIIDFQQDMECVAQFFNGKNALQKLEALEPDVVLMDIQLQDLSGIDLVFKLTDVMPGTTFVMCTSFENDEKIFSALRAGASGYLVKGDPLDKIIQAIQEAHKGGAPMSFAIAKRVLQHFQETKVQVQTLSLLTVTEKEVLDLLAQGLLYKEIADKKNVTIDTIKKHIGNIYRKLQVSNKIEAINKFNTKN
- a CDS encoding sensor histidine kinase, with amino-acid sequence MSELPPEIKLTYIIAIIIMLLFVCFIIMMVFIYNKKQLIQQQENQIKESEFQNQLLQKELERQKAIQVERERISQDMHDDLGAGISAIKLQAEFLKYKMPEESFSEDLEVIIATSEDMNLAMREILWSLNSQNDTIGNFIEYVSLYVKRFLDKTTITFQLDSNIIEKETNLSVKARRNLFLVVKEAVHNVYKHSEASTLQIQFEQTENDLKITVNDNGIGFSDTIQKGNGINNMSLRMEAIRGTFKIVPAQKGTHLLFVCPLEDQILEQYSKESF
- a CDS encoding nucleotidyltransferase domain-containing protein, translating into MTIQNLKSQNLILFEVISGSRSFGLNTPTSDTDIKGVYYLPKEKFFGLDYIPQVSNETNDEVYYEIGRFVELLLKNNPNILEILASPEDCILYKHPLMERLQLGDFLSKLCKDSFAGYAITQIKKARGLNKKIVNPMPKEKKNLLDFCYVLNGYETVSLLAFLKENNWNQEQIGLVNLPNSKGMFAMFYDENKILGYKGIIQKETSNEVSLSSIPKDEKLMGYLSCNQDGYSKYCKEYTEYWNWIEKRNEDRYNTNQQHGKNYDSKNMMHTIRLLQTAEQILSTGKLNIRVSNRDELLDIKAGNKEYDDLLEMADQLIASIESHYVTSNLPEKPDEEKAVQTIIKIREELYK
- a CDS encoding nucleotidyltransferase domain-containing protein; this translates as MKEKILEKLKEIEKQKDVEVLFAVESGSRAWGFASPDSDYDIRFIYKHKPEYYLSLWEKPDVIEFMTEDDLDGSGWDLRKSVKLLAKSNTALIEWLFSPVVYFQEDDFVKQMQDLAVECFSPIAVLHHYLGTTKNFMEVCEMEEVKLKSYFYALRTALAGKWIIEKNTFPPVAFADLLPIAPQNIQEKIIELQNIKAGQDEKYLHPKETLITDFLLETIQFNQENASKLGSGNKINEELDLFFRRETFKNSLV